From a region of the Babylonia areolata isolate BAREFJ2019XMU chromosome 21, ASM4173473v1, whole genome shotgun sequence genome:
- the LOC143296410 gene encoding enhancer of rudimentary homolog, with protein MSHTILLVQPTARPDTRTYSDYESLNECLEGICKIFEEHLKRIHPTDQCITYDISQLFDFMDQLSDLSCLVLQKSTGTYVPHNKEWLKEKIYHMLRKQAGK; from the exons ATG TCTCACACAATCCTTTTGGTGCAGCCTACTGCAAGGCCTGATACCCGCACATACTCAGATTATGAGTCATTGAATGAATGTCTTGAAG gGATCTGCAAAATCTTTGAGGAGCACTTGAAGCGGATCCACCCGACTGACCAGTGCATCACCTATGACATCTCTCAGCTCTTCGACTTCATGGACCAGCTGTCAGACCTCAGCTGTCTGGT GTTACAGAAGAGCACAGGGACGTATGTGCCTCACAACAAAGAGTGGCTGAAGGAGAAGATATACCACATGCTGCGGAAGCAGGCTGGCAAGTGA
- the LOC143296166 gene encoding uncharacterized protein LOC143296166, translating into MAARRTRLKGRKTPQSTVKRRSATSQTKKNAATPTGDGKMVKRMPGKVSPKVVKKAKPKAEQKRPKKDQYEFDETDDFISGNSFLSASFSANGSQKTPEKGLLTTVRPSKVNVIKQQKGNVTKQQKGNVTKQQKGNVTKQQKGKEKKGHNQCAPPAENKKKTSTPLSEVADRMSKPGKSCGKGQRYLQVLVPKLGLDMDMSVTPILPITDQSPRTQASLRQLGKKGSDGKSVSFEDLKEHLPSQTPAGKINCKKTPRKAVVVSKSSSSSASGSFKEPALPVLPLASAVSAPAPRKTEQRTTESAPAPRKTLKRKMCELREEDAVDRAAAKCQKTDLPKTKQSLVTCKKSGLSQKAKECVKNRWAKKYPPSSQTQLSPPQMRILRQRTPTPSVQGEEEGTHDSGISLGEDLSTSEDRNSAATPTLPGFMEDEPLQGNMDFLNTSPLSSVEFTSSKEVSTVLYKSAAKEYRPAKNKREKGRYSTSKLEAWASAVNQSLQDVESFELVVECQ; encoded by the exons ATGGCAGCAAGAAGGACACGACTGAAAGGACGGAAGACTCCGCAATCGACAG TCAAAAGAAGATCGGCCACAAGCCAGACAAAAAAGAATGCAGCGACTCCTACTGGTGATGGGAAGATGGTCAAACGAATGCCGGGGAAAGTCAGTCCCAAGGTGGTGAAAAAAGCAAAGCCCAAGGCTGAGCAG AAAAGACCAAAGAAAGACCAGTATGAATTTGACGAGACAGACGACTTCATTTCTGGAAACTCCTTTCTGTCTGCATCTTTTTCTGCGAACGGTTCACAGAAAACACCAGAGAAAGGCTTACTGACCACTGTCAGACCCAGCAAAGTTAATGTGATTAAGCAGCAGAAAGGTAATGTGACCAAGCAGCAGAAAGGTAATGTGACCAAACAGCAGAAAGGTAATGTCACCAAGcaacagaaagggaaagaaaagaaaggccaTAATCAGTGCGCACCTCCagcagaaaataaaaagaaaaccagCACTCCTCTGTCAGAAGTGGCAGACCGCATGTCCAAGCCAGGAAAATCCTGTGGAAAAGGTCAGCGATATTTACAAGTGTTGGTTCCAAAGCTGGGGTTGGACATGGACATGAGTGTCACCCCTATCCTTCCTATCACAGACCAGTCTCCACGGACCCAAGCCAGTCTCAGACAGCTTGGGAAAAAGGGTTCTGATGGCAAATCAGTCAGCTTTGAGGACTTAAAAGAGCATCTTCCATCACAAACACCAGCAGGAAAAATAAACTGCAAAAAAACTCCAAGGAAAGCTGTTGTAGTGTCAAAGAGTTCCAGTTCTTCAGCTTCTGGTAGTTTTAAGGAGCCTGCCCTTCCTGTTTTGCCACTTGCTTCAGCAGTCTCTGCTCCGGCACCCAGAAAGACAGAGCAGAGGACAACAGAATCTGCTCCAGCACCCAGAAAGACCctgaaaagaaaaatgtgtgAATTGCGTGAGGAAGATGCTGTTGACAGAGCAGCAGCAAAATGCCAAAAAACAGACTTACCTAAAACTAAGCAGTCACTTGTGACATGCAAGAAAAGTGGACTGTCCCAGAAAGCGAAGGAATGTGTCAAGAACAGGTGGGCCAAGAAGTATCCCCCCAGCAGTCAGACACAGCTTTCACCGCCGCAAATGCGGATCTTGCGACagcgcacccccaccccatcagtccagggagaggaggaggggacgcATGATTCAGGCATCTCCCTGGGGGAGGACCTGAGCACCAGTGAGGACAGGAACAGTgcagccacccccaccctgccagGATTCATGGAGGATGAACCGCTGCAGGGGAACATGGATTTTCTGAACACTTCACCTCTGTCATCTGTTGAATTCACTTCATCAAAGGAAG TGTCAACAGTGTTGTACAAGAGTGCAGCCAAAGAATACAGGCCAGCAAAAAACAAGAGGGAAAAGGGACGCTACTCT ACATCCAAACTGGAGGCGTGGGCCAGTGCTGTGAACCAGAGCCTACAAGATGTGGAAAGTTTTGAGCTGGTGGTGGAATGTCAGTGA
- the LOC143296265 gene encoding uncharacterized protein B0403.1-like has product MKHVDAETGTISEIPLAESEVEADLGVQDDNDLKFKQHVDSVTARANSVIGIIRRTFEFLDCKLFIQLYKTIARPILEYAQTVWQPRHKTLCKQLEDVQRRVTKLISSISELPYAERLERLDLPSLEHRRLRGDMIDTFKYVHGLHRTEKPKLETAEDSGTRGNVKKLFPHHTHCDTRKHFFSERVTKTWNTRTAETCNEASSSHTGDKPPQAT; this is encoded by the exons ATGAAGCATGTAGATGCTGAAACCGGAACCATCAGTGAAATACCCTTGGCAGAAAGTGAGGTGGAAGCAGACCTCGGTGTTCAAGATGATAACGACCTCAAATTTAAGCAGCACGTGGACAGTGTCACAGCAAGAGCGAACAGTGTAATTGGCATCATCCGCAGAACCTTCGAGTTCTTAGACTGCAAGCTCTTCATCCAGCTGTACAAAACAATAGCGAGGCCTATCCTCGAGTACGCACAAACTGTGTGGCAACCTAGACACAAGACATTATGTAAGCAGCTAGAGGACGTGCAGCGCCGAGTCACAAAGCTGATCTCCTCGATCAGTGAGCTACCTTACGCGGAAAGACTAGAACGACTCGACCTGCCTAGCCTGGAACACAGACGACTCAGAGGGGATATGATAGACACATTCAAGTATGTCCACGGACTCCACAGAACCGAAAAACCAAAACTTGAAACTGCAGAGGATTCAGGCACCAGAGGAAACGTGAAGAAACTGTTCCCGCACCACACCCACTGCGACACCAGGAAACACTTTTTCAGTGAAAGGGTCACCAAgacatggaaca CGCGAACGGCTGAAACCTGCAACGAGGCGTCGAGTTCGCACACGGGCGACAAACCTCCCCAGGCAACTTAA